From a region of the Deltaproteobacteria bacterium genome:
- a CDS encoding LLM class flavin-dependent oxidoreductase: protein MKIGYMPDTHGGPYNQPEPTPEASARFCDQLLNEGITAEQSGFDGIFLPERHHRTETMFPPPLIMLAGYATRTTKVDLGTFVLQSPYYNPMHLAEDVAMIDLMSKGRVKLGIGLGYHPDYFRLFGEPYNQRFSRFEESIDIMRQAWSSHTPFSYHGKRFHFDNVMLTPKPYQPGGPPLWIGAAYDEAIRRAGRLGDAWGILPFWEPMAKLRAQANLYREHAAAAGRKPYVVLMRDGWVAPTREEAEKVFGPLWVQEMLFYYRWKLLSPNDEFQSEADFTIEKLRKYLVMGSPQDCIEQLHTWTEAAGADYIIMRFRLPLGPSPDRVIGCIKQFGAEVIPHFKTMKN, encoded by the coding sequence ATGAAGATTGGTTACATGCCCGACACGCACGGTGGGCCGTACAACCAACCAGAACCAACCCCAGAAGCCTCGGCCAGGTTTTGTGACCAATTGCTCAACGAAGGGATTACTGCAGAGCAATCAGGATTTGATGGCATCTTCCTCCCTGAGCGCCATCACCGTACAGAGACCATGTTCCCGCCACCGCTGATTATGCTCGCAGGCTACGCAACACGCACCACGAAAGTTGATCTGGGTACGTTTGTCTTGCAGTCTCCCTATTACAATCCGATGCATTTGGCAGAAGATGTCGCGATGATCGATCTGATGTCAAAGGGCCGCGTCAAACTCGGCATCGGCTTGGGCTACCATCCCGATTACTTTCGCTTGTTCGGCGAGCCGTATAACCAACGGTTCTCGCGCTTCGAGGAAAGCATCGACATCATGCGACAGGCGTGGAGTAGTCACACGCCGTTCTCGTATCACGGCAAACGCTTTCACTTCGACAACGTCATGCTGACACCGAAGCCGTACCAACCGGGCGGACCACCGCTCTGGATTGGTGCCGCTTATGATGAGGCAATCCGACGCGCTGGTCGCTTAGGAGACGCGTGGGGTATTCTTCCCTTCTGGGAACCAATGGCGAAATTACGCGCGCAAGCCAATCTCTATCGCGAACACGCGGCGGCGGCGGGCCGAAAGCCCTATGTCGTGTTAATGCGCGACGGCTGGGTCGCGCCGACACGAGAAGAAGCCGAGAAGGTCTTCGGCCCACTGTGGGTGCAAGAAATGCTTTTCTACTATCGTTGGAAGCTGCTCTCACCCAACGACGAGTTTCAATCTGAAGCGGACTTTACCATTGAGAAATTGCGCAAATATCTGGTCATGGGTTCTCCGCAGGACTGCATCGAGCAGTTACACACCTGGACCGAAGCCGCAGGCGCGGATTACATCATCATGCGATTCCGACTGCCCTTGGGTCCTTCTCCTGATCGGGTTATTGGTTGTATCAAGCAGTTTGGCGCAGAAGTGATTCCACACTTTAAGACAATGAAAAATTAA
- a CDS encoding cupin domain-containing protein → MPTTKSPFHKTITSLPEADIAFKGVKGWLSQSKDHQLVFMDIAPIGEVAPHAHGAQWGIVVDGEMALTIGGKKHVFRKGDSYFIPKGTVHSALFTKRTFVIDFFADKNRYKAKKLEKKLKMKN, encoded by the coding sequence ATGCCGACAACAAAATCACCCTTTCACAAAACTATTACCTCGTTACCTGAAGCCGACATCGCCTTCAAAGGCGTCAAAGGCTGGCTGTCACAATCGAAGGACCATCAACTGGTCTTTATGGATATCGCACCGATCGGTGAAGTGGCTCCGCACGCGCATGGCGCGCAATGGGGCATTGTCGTCGATGGTGAGATGGCGCTCACCATTGGTGGCAAGAAGCACGTCTTCCGCAAAGGCGATAGTTACTTCATTCCCAAAGGAACGGTGCACTCGGCGCTCTTCACTAAGCGAACGTTTGTGATTGACTTCTTTGCGGATAAGAATCGGTACAAGGCGAAGAAGCTAGAGAAAAAATTAAAAATGAAGAATTAA